The segment CGCAGCGCCCACTACCCGGGAACTGCGCGTCGATCTGGGAGACTTCACGACCCGTGCCCAGCTCACGCTGCCCAGCGGAAAAGGACCTTTCCCGACCGTGCTGCTGATCCCCGGATCGGGCCCCAGCGATCTCGACGCCAGCATCTACCGCTACGACCTCGAGGGTCCGCAACTGGTCTCGCGGAACTTCAAGACCTTAGCCGAGCAGCTGGCAGACGCGGGGATCGCCTCGGTGCGCTACAACAAGCGCTACGTCAGCGGCGCAGAGGACGTGGACTTTGCCCGCTACGGCCAGCTGACCCTCAAAGATCTGCTGAGCGACGCCGCCAGGGTCCTCGAGGCCACGCGCCGACAACCGCAGGTGGACCGACGGCGGCTGTTCCTGTACGGCTGGAGCGAGGGGTCACTGATCGCCTCTGCCCTCGCAGCGCGGCAGCCCGAGCTGCGAGGCCTGATTCTGCAGAGCCCGGTGGCCCTGCCCCTGAAAACAACCTTCCGCTATCAGCAGCTCGAGGTCGCTCCGGGCCTGCTGCGCCGCTTGGCCCCGAACGGACGCGTCAGCGCCCAGACCCTCGAGCGGCTCAAAGCCCAAAACACCACCCTGGCCACCAACTTGCTGTATCTGCTGGCCGAACCGCGCGGGCTGTCGCAGGGCAAGCTCGAGGTCAACCCGGAGCTGGACCGCGACGACAGCGGCAGCATCGACATCGACCGCGAGTACCTTCCGGCAGCGCGCGAGCAGCTCGAGGCAGCCCTGGGAGCGGGCGGCGAGATGGCGATCTACGGTCCCCGAGCGCTGCCCAGCGTGCAGCTGCAAAGCCGCCGCCTGCGGCAGATCCCGCTGCTGATCTTGCAGGGTCAGCAAGACGGTAACACCCCGGCCTGGGGAGCCAGCCTGCTCGGACGCCTGCTCGACTACCAGCGCCACCCGGACTTCACCGTGCGGCTGTACGGCGGACTGGGCCACGGGCTGGGACGTGCAGAGAGCATCTACGACGAGAGCTTCCGACCCATGGCGCCGGAACCTCGGCGCGACCTGATCGCCTGGATTCAACGTCACGCCCGCTGATCCGGGTCCAGGCACGCAACAACGGCAAAGAGCCCCCGACCTCGAGGTCGGGGGCTCTTGAACGCGGGCTCAGATCAGCTCGATCAGGGCCACGGGGGCAGCGTCGCCGCGGCGCACGCCGATCTTCAGGATACGGGTGTAACCGCCCTGACGGTCGCCGTACTTGGGGGCGATCTCGTTCATCAGCTTGCGCTGCACCTCGACGTCGAGGATCTCGCGCGAGATCAGACGGCGGGCGTGCAGGTCGCCGCCCTTGGCAGTGGTGATCAGCTTCTCGACGAAGGAGCGCAGCTCCTTGGCCTTGGGCAGGGTGGTCTGGATGCGGCCCTCGCGCAGCAGCGCGGTCGCCTGGGCGCGGGCCAGGGCGATGCGGGCGCTGCTGTTGCGGTTCAGCTTGCGGCCGGTTCTACCGTGACGCATGGTTCGTTCCTTCCTGTGCGAGCGGCGGCTCGCGGCGGCACGCACCGGACCCCGAGGTTAACCCCCTCGAGGTCCGGTACGGAAGTTACTCCTTGAGGCTCAGGCCGTACAGCGCGAGCTGCTGCTTGATCTCGTCGAGCGAGCGCTCGCCGATACCGGGAACCTTCTTCAGGTCGCGGTCCGAGAGGGCGCACAGCGCGTCCACGCTGTCGATGCCCTCTTCCTTGAGCGAGTGCAGCACGCGGGTGGTCAGCCCCAGGCCCTCGAGGGTCACCTTGGGCTGGTCCAGCTCCGGGTACGGCTCGGGGTTGACGCTGGTCGTGCTGGCCACCGGCTCGGGGTGAGCGACCTGGGTATGGACCGGCAGTTCGACGTTGTCGCTAAAAACGCTCAGCTGCGAACGCAGGATGTTCACGGCCTCGTCGAGCGCATGCTTGGGGTCGATGCTGCCGTCGGTCCAGATGCGCAGGATCAGACGGTCCAGGTCGGTCTGCTGACCGACGCGGGTGTCCTCGACGTGGTAGGCCACGCGGCGCACCGGCGTGTAGATCGCGTCCACGGGAATGGAGTTGATACGGTCCTTGGTGGCGTGCTTGTCGGCGGGGACGTAGCCTTCGCCTTCCTCGACGCGCACCTCCATCACCAGTCGGCCGTCTTCGGCGAGGTGAGCGATGACGAGATCGGGGTTGACGATCTCGGCGTCCATCGGCACCTCGAAGTCCGCTGCGGTCACGACCTTGGGGCCCTGCGCACGCAGCGTCAGGGTCTTGGTCCCGGGAGCGTGGAACTTCACGACCAGTTCCTTGAGGTTGAGGATGATCTGGATGACATCCTCGGTAACCCCAGGGATCGTGGAGAACTCGTGCAGAACATCTTCGATGTACACGCTGGTGACCGCAGTCCCCGGAATGCTCGAGAGCAGGATGCGGCGTAAGGGGTTGCCGAGCGTCACGCCGTAACCGCGGGCGAGCGGCTCGAGGATGAACTCGCCGTAGTTCCCGTCAATGCGGGCCTTGAGCTGCGGTCTCTTATTCTCCACGGCGACCTCCGTTAACGCGAGTAGTACTCGATGATGAAGTTCTCGTTAATGGGCAGCGCCAGGTCCTCGCGGGCGGGCAGGCGCAGGTACTGGCCGCTCATGTCGTCCGGGTTAAAGGACAGCCACGGGCTGCTCTTGCGCTTCTTGGCGAGCTCGACGTTCTCGACGATCTGGCCGAGGCTCTTGCTCTTGTCCGAGACGCGAATCTCGTCGCCGGGCTTGACGCGGTACGAGGGGATGTCCACGCGCTTGCCGTTGACCAGGATGTGGCCGTGGCCCACGAACTGACGGGCCTGACGGCGGGTCGAGGCGATGCCCAGGCGGAACACGACGTTATCCAGGCGCGACTCGAGCAGCTGCAGGAACACGGTGCCGGTCACGCCGGGGGTGTTGCTGGCCTCGGCGAACAGGTTGGAGAACTGCTTCTCGCCCATGCCGTAGATGCGGATCAGCTTCTGCTTTTCACGCAGACGCACCGAGTAGTCGCTGGCGCGGCCCTTGCGGCGCTGGCCGTGCTGGCCAGGAGCGTAGGGACGACGATCGAGGTACTTTTGAACCTTGTCCGACTCGACGAGGTTCACGCCCTCGCGGCGGCTCAGTTTAACAACAGGACCAGTGTAACGACCCATGACTTACCTCAAACCCTGTTCTTCTTGGCCGGGCGGCAGCCGTTGTGGGGGACGGGGGTGTCGTCCATGATGGACTTCACGTCGATACCGCTCGCCTGGATCGCGCGGATCGCCTGCTCACGACCGGAGCCGGTGCCGCGAACGACC is part of the Deinobacterium chartae genome and harbors:
- the rpsD gene encoding 30S ribosomal protein S4; translated protein: MGRYTGPVVKLSRREGVNLVESDKVQKYLDRRPYAPGQHGQRRKGRASDYSVRLREKQKLIRIYGMGEKQFSNLFAEASNTPGVTGTVFLQLLESRLDNVVFRLGIASTRRQARQFVGHGHILVNGKRVDIPSYRVKPGDEIRVSDKSKSLGQIVENVELAKKRKSSPWLSFNPDDMSGQYLRLPAREDLALPINENFIIEYYSR
- a CDS encoding DNA-directed RNA polymerase subunit alpha; translation: MENKRPQLKARIDGNYGEFILEPLARGYGVTLGNPLRRILLSSIPGTAVTSVYIEDVLHEFSTIPGVTEDVIQIILNLKELVVKFHAPGTKTLTLRAQGPKVVTAADFEVPMDAEIVNPDLVIAHLAEDGRLVMEVRVEEGEGYVPADKHATKDRINSIPVDAIYTPVRRVAYHVEDTRVGQQTDLDRLILRIWTDGSIDPKHALDEAVNILRSQLSVFSDNVELPVHTQVAHPEPVASTTSVNPEPYPELDQPKVTLEGLGLTTRVLHSLKEEGIDSVDALCALSDRDLKKVPGIGERSLDEIKQQLALYGLSLKE
- the rplQ gene encoding 50S ribosomal protein L17, translated to MRHGRTGRKLNRNSSARIALARAQATALLREGRIQTTLPKAKELRSFVEKLITTAKGGDLHARRLISREILDVEVQRKLMNEIAPKYGDRQGGYTRILKIGVRRGDAAPVALIELI
- a CDS encoding alpha/beta hydrolase, coding for MPRSPGFFARARSLPLAALLLGSLAAAAPTTRELRVDLGDFTTRAQLTLPSGKGPFPTVLLIPGSGPSDLDASIYRYDLEGPQLVSRNFKTLAEQLADAGIASVRYNKRYVSGAEDVDFARYGQLTLKDLLSDAARVLEATRRQPQVDRRRLFLYGWSEGSLIASALAARQPELRGLILQSPVALPLKTTFRYQQLEVAPGLLRRLAPNGRVSAQTLERLKAQNTTLATNLLYLLAEPRGLSQGKLEVNPELDRDDSGSIDIDREYLPAAREQLEAALGAGGEMAIYGPRALPSVQLQSRRLRQIPLLILQGQQDGNTPAWGASLLGRLLDYQRHPDFTVRLYGGLGHGLGRAESIYDESFRPMAPEPRRDLIAWIQRHAR